One Myripristis murdjan chromosome 17, fMyrMur1.1, whole genome shotgun sequence DNA segment encodes these proteins:
- the LOC115375278 gene encoding alanine aminotransferase 2, translating into MSLLRGINPNLRNIRNSELAPLGMRAWQIKDELRQGARKPYKELIDVSSADPHRAGVKPLSFVRQVLAVCYYPQLAKSDKLPADVRQRAQRLLGTCAGGSAGSYCPAGGIPEIIDIVCEFISRRDDGVPSYPENIFITSGAQRAFVEILNILVNTLRSPITGVLTPCPSYPPGNMAVVMLGGAVVPYYLDEEQGWELKIDELHRALESAKGVCDPTVLYVINPGNPTGHVQSRKSIEEVIRFASEKRLFLMVDEVYQDSVFEQESRFVSYKKVLAEMGPPLSHTVEMASFHSVSKGFIGECGLRGGYVELVNVDPSVMRNLYTLMSRDASTTTGQLALDLMINPPQPGDPSYPLYNEETQYIRATWVQNVKRVLEVLNSLPGISCQPVKGGGYALPRLHLPPGAIQKAKEVGMLPDYFYCSRLLEETELCVGAGSENGQRESTYHIRLCITTSVDTMEEVLRRLTSFHIQFMKDFS; encoded by the exons CCATATAAAGAACTGATTGATGTCTCCTCGGCTGACCCACACAGGGCAGGAGTGAAACCCTTGTCTTTTGTGCGGCAG GTACTCGCAGTGTGCTATTACCCTCAGCTTGCCAAGAGTGACAAGCTGCCAGCGGATGTCAGGCAGAGGGCTCAGAGGCTGCTTGGGACATGTGCTGGAGGGAGTGCAG GTTCATACTGTCCTGCTGGGGGTATTCCAGAAATAATAGACATTGTCTGCGAATTCATATCACGACGAGATGATGGGGTTCCGTCTTACCctgaaaatattttcatcacCTCAGGTGCTCAGAGGGCATTCGTG GAGATTCTGAACATCTTGGTGAACACTCTGCGCTCGCCCATAACAGGGGTGTTAACTCCATGTCCCTCCTACCCCCCTGGCAACATGGCTGTGGTGATGCTGGGAGGAGCCGTCGTGCCGTACTACCTAGATGAGGAGCAAGGCTGGGAGCTGAAGATAGATGAGCTACACAGAGCACTGGAGTCTGCAAAGGGTGTCTGTGATCCTACTGTTCTGTATGTTATCAACCCTGGAAACCCCACTG GTCATGTTCAGAGCAGGAAATCAATAGAAGAGGTTATTCGCTTTGCTTCAGAGAAGAGGCTCTTCCTGATGGTTGATGAG GTTTATCAAGACAGTGTGTTTGAGCAGGAAAGTAGGTTTGTCTCTTATAAAAAGGTTCTGGCAGAGATGGGGCCTCCTCTTTCACATACAGTGGAAATGGCCTCCTTCCATTCAGTATCCAAAGGCTTCATAGGAGA GTGTGGTCTGCGTGGTGGATATGTTGAGCTGGTGAATGTGGACCCCTCTGTTATGAGGAACCTCTATACTCTGATGTCCAGAGATGCCTCAACTACAACTGGTCAGCTTGCCCTGGACCTCATGATCAATCCCCCACAACCAGGAGATCCCTCATACCCCCTGTATAATGAG GAGACGCAATACATCCGAGCGACATGGGTTCAAAATGTGAAGAGAGTTCTTGAGGTTTTAAACAGCCTGCCGGGAATCAGCTGCCAACCTGTGAAAGGAGGCGGCTATGCTTTACCCCGACTGCATCTTCCACCGGGAGCCATTCAAAAAGCCAAG GAGGTAGGAATGCTGCCAGATTACTTCTACTGTAGCAGACTGCTGGAGGAGACTGAGCTGTGCGTCGGTGCGGGCAGTGAGAatggacagagggagagcaCTTACCATATCAG ACTTTGCATTACGACGTCTGTGGATACTATGGAGGAAGTACTGAGACGCCTGACCAGCTTCCACATACAGTTTATGAAAGATTTCTCTTGA